The following nucleotide sequence is from Microbacterium arborescens.
AATTGCCACAACGTCAACGCGAACGCGACCGCCGTCGGCGGCATCTACGGATACTCGCACACGGCGGGCGGCTACGACGGCGGTCAAGCCGAGCTCGTGCGCGTCCCCTTCGCCGACGTGGGTCCGACCGTCATCCCCGACTGGATGTCGGACGAGGATGCTCTCATGCTCACCGACGCCTACGCGACGGGCTACTTCGGAGCCCAGCTGGGCAGCATCGTCGAAGGCGACACCGTCATGGTGCTCGGAGCCGGGCCCGTGGGCCTCGCCGCGGCGCAATCGGCCTGGCTCATGGGGGCGGGACGGGTGATCTCGTTCGATCACCTCGACTACCGTCTGGCGAAAGCTCGCGATTTCGCCCATGCCGAGACGGTGAACATCTCGGAGCACCGCGACGTCGTCGTGGAGATGAAGCGCATGACCGACTACCTCGGTGCCGATGTCGTCATCGATGCCGTCGGCGCGGAGGCGGACGGCAACGTCACCCAGCACGTCACCTCGGCCAAGCTCAAGCTCCAGGGCGGCTCGCCTGTCGCTCTGAACTGGGCGATCGACGGAACACGCAAAGGCGGATCGGTGTCGGTGATCGGCGCGTACGGTCCGCTGTTCAGCGCGGTGAAGTTCGGCGACGCCCTCAACAAGGGACTGACGCTGCGCATGAACCAGGCACCGGTCAAACGGCAGTGGCCGCGGCTGTTCGAGCACAACCGCGCGGGCTACATCTCACCGAGCGACATGATCACGCACCGCATCCCTCTCGAGCACATCGCCGAGGGATACCACATGTTCTCGTCCAAGCTCGATGACTGCGTGAAGACCGTCGTCGTCCCCTCGGAAGGCTGACCCATGAGCACGAACTCCGCTGAGATCCCGACCCCGTACACCGCGAGCGTGCCCCGACCGGCACCCGACCGCGCGGCGCTGCGCGCGCGCATTCCGGGCTGGGGCGTCGACCTCGACCCCGCGGATCGCCCGTCGGGCACCGTCGAGAGGATCGACCCGGCTGCCGCCGACCGCGGGATGCCGCCACGGCAGGCGGCGGACCCCGGCCGGGAGCGCTCGATCGAGCACGCCTTCCTCACGCCCGTGTACGGCACGGCGCAGCCGCTCCACGGC
It contains:
- a CDS encoding zinc-dependent alcohol dehydrogenase, with the protein product MKAMTYRGPYKVRVEDKPDPRIEHPHDAIVRVTLAAICGSDLHLYHGMMPDTRIGHTFGHEFIGVVEQLGGAVTNLAVGDRVMVPFNIFCGSCYFCARGLFSNCHNVNANATAVGGIYGYSHTAGGYDGGQAELVRVPFADVGPTVIPDWMSDEDALMLTDAYATGYFGAQLGSIVEGDTVMVLGAGPVGLAAAQSAWLMGAGRVISFDHLDYRLAKARDFAHAETVNISEHRDVVVEMKRMTDYLGADVVIDAVGAEADGNVTQHVTSAKLKLQGGSPVALNWAIDGTRKGGSVSVIGAYGPLFSAVKFGDALNKGLTLRMNQAPVKRQWPRLFEHNRAGYISPSDMITHRIPLEHIAEGYHMFSSKLDDCVKTVVVPSEG